In Podospora pseudoanserina strain CBS 124.78 chromosome 5, whole genome shotgun sequence, a single window of DNA contains:
- a CDS encoding hypothetical protein (COG:S; EggNog:ENOG503P88H), which translates to MHFSQIIQFTLVLAGLACAAPQSNPLLETVMLSNGETTVAVQVEAMSPASTGPHIGGEILARGQLVSRQDSINCKGSSLCSNRQGFKDSCTTAKNKIEDTTYASGGAKSGTCSGNCGIFVQGKDCIATGAVMRNAYNAIRNNGCQACGSAHWNNGCYITINYITGC; encoded by the exons ATGCATTTCTCTCAGATCATCCAGTTCACCCTCGTCCTGGCCGGACTGGCCTGCGCCGCTCCTCAGtccaaccctctcctcgaGACCGTCATGCTCTCCAACGGCGAGACCACCGTGGCCGTCCAGGTCGAGGCGATGTCCCCTGCCAGCACCGGCCCCCATATCGGCGGCGAGATCCTCGCCCGCGGCCAGCTCGTCTCCCGCCAGGACTCGATCAACTGCAAGGGCAGCAGCTTGTGCAGCAACAGGCAAGGTTTCAAGGACAGCTGCACCAcggccaagaacaagatcGAGGACACCACGTACGCGAGTGGTGGCGC TAAGAGCGGCACGTGCAGTGGAAACTGCGGCATATTTGTTCAGGGCAAGGATTGCATCGCGACCGGGGCTGTTATGAGGAACGCCTACAACGCGATCCGCAACAACGGATGCCAGGCTTGCGGGTCAGCCCACT GGAACAATGGTTGctacatcaccatcaactaTATCACCGGTTGCTGA